CGGATGCTGCTCGTCTACGGCGTGCTGTTGGTGATCGGATCGGTGCTCGCGGCCTCGGCCACCACGTCGGGAGCGTTCATCGCCGGCCACGTGCTGCAGGGACTGTGCACGAGCCTCCTGTTGATCGCCGCTCTTCCGCCGCTGATCATCGGCTACCCGGTCTCCAAGGCGCGCTGGACGGCGATCGTTCTGAATCTGTGCATCTTCGGCGCCGTCGCCTTGGGGCCGGTGGTCGGTGGCGTCCAGGCCTCAGGGCATGCCTGGCGACCCCTGTTCTGGATCGTGGCCGGGATCGCCGTCGTTGCGCTGGTGCTGTCGCTGCTGACCTTCGTCGATGCCCCGCCGGCTGACCGGAGCGCGCCAGTCGATCCGCTCGCCCTCGGGCTCGCCGGCGGCGGTTGCGTGGCCGCCTTCTTTGGCGCCTCTGAGCTGCTCACCCACCGTTTTCTCGACCCTTTGACCCTCGGACCGCTCATCGGCGGACTGGCGTTGATCGTCCTTCTCCTGGTAGCTGAGTATGGCGGCATGTGCGGGCTGTTGCAGGTGCGCCCGCTGGTCAGCACGCTTCCAACTACGGGGATCCTCGTGGCGATGTCTGCGGCGGCGGCCTCAGTGTCGGCGATCGTGCTCAGCGGGGCGGTCCTACCGCAGCGGTACACGCCCCTACACGTAGGGCTGCTCTTTCTGCCTGAGTTCGGCGGCGCGGTGATCAGCGCGATCGTGTTCGGGCTCGTCTTCCGCAGGCGGGGCCTGCACTACTTCGTCCTGGCCGGGATCATCCTGCTCAGCGCAGGCATCGTCGTGATCAGCCGCATCATCCCGCCGACAGCTATCCTCACCCTGGTCGGCTCGGGGTTGATCGGGGTCGGCGTGGGGTCCTCGGTGACCCCGGCGCTCTACCTCGTCGGCTTCTCGGTGTGGTCCTCGGGCGTGCAGCGGGTGTTCGCCATCGTGGAGTTGCTGCGTGCCGTGGCGGCGTTCATGATCGCACCCGTCCTGTCGTACCTGGCGGTAACGGTTGGCAGCAGTCTGAGCGCGGGCACGACCATCGCTCTGTGGATCTGCTTCGCGATCTCCGCCGGCGGTGCGGTGGCCGGAGTCTCCCTCTACGCCCTCGGCCGGGTTCGCCCGCCCACACCGGCGTTCGAGCGGTGGCTGGCCGGAGAAGGGCCTGCCTGGGACTCACCACGACTGCTAGCTGCCGTCCGCGGGCCATCGACCGAGGCGGCGCCCCCTCAGCGCGTAGCCGATGACGACGTTCGGAGTCGTCGGCTACTACGCTCGCTCAGCGCCGTGTGCCGGCCGCCACCCAGCTCGCAGTCACCAGTACCTGATGCCGTGGGCGCGAGCCGGACGGAGCAGCCAAGCTGATGCGGCAGCCCAAGGAACAGGGCTGAGATGGCGAGCGATGGGAACGGCCCCGTTGTGCTCGCCTATGACGGCTCGGATCTGGCCAAGGCAGCGATCGCGGAGGCTGGGCGCCAGCTGCGTCCCAGCCGCCAGGCACTGGTTCTGACCGTCTGGCAGCCCTACAACGTCGGCTTCACTCCGCCCCGCGAGCTCAAGATGGACGCCGCCGCAGTCGATGAGGTCAGGGCCGCAGCCGAGCAGACCGCCGCTCAAGGAGCATCGCTGGCCCAGGCGGCGGGATTCGCAACTCAGAGCATGGCGAAAGAGGCTGCGCCCACCTGGAAGGGCATCGTCGAGGTCGCCGACGAGCAGGACTCGAGCCTCATCGTGCTCGGCTCCCACGGTCGCAGTGGGCTCGCCGACGTGCTGATCGGCAGCGTCGCCGAGGCTGTCGCAGCGCACTCGCGACGCGTCGTGCTCATCGCCCATCGCCGTGACTAAAGGAGTCGCATGCCTTGGCCAACCTTGGGCAGTTCCACGTTTCAGTCACAGTCGGCCGGGTTTGACGAGTATCGGCCGACCCCAACTACTTCCTGGCGCACGACGACATCACCGGTGATAACCGCACGTGCGGCAACTCGCTAGCGGCCGGGCCTACCGGCTTCCATCCGTGGCTCGACATCCTGGTCCGGCTGAGCAGATTGCCGGCGGTCACGATTACGGCGATCCGCGGGGCGAGCACCGCGTCGTGGGGACACCAGGCTCTTCCCGGCCATCGGAGAAGTGACCCCTAGTGTCCCCGCGTAGGCGACCGCACTCGACTGCGGTCGTAACTGGAGGTCGCGATTTCTCTAGGTGGTCGCCCCCACAAGTGCGCGAGCAAGCGGCACGCCGCCGGCACCGATATCACGGACGATCACGTCGGCGATGGCATGCCCGGCGCTCCGTCGGACGATGGAAGTGGTAGCTCTCGCCGGACCGACCTTTGTTTGATCGAGATAGCGGATCGTGATATCGGTGGCTGTCTCTCCGATGACTGCCTCGGCGGCGGCGGCAACGAGGAACCCGAGAGCGCCGCCGTTGATCGTGCCGAAGCTGTTGCCGACGTAGTCACTCTGATCGAGCTCTGCCGCATCGGCAGTGACTCGCATTCCCATGCGATCGGTTATTGAGCCCGTGAGCAGCGGCCCCACGTGGTCGAGCCGGGATCGTACGCCGATCGCGGGCACCCGGCTCACGAGAGATGCCTCATTCGGGA
The Acidimicrobiales bacterium DNA segment above includes these coding regions:
- a CDS encoding MFS transporter; translated protein: MRQGPLAGRYPVVAAMVVSALVPYLVLSAALQPLAPIIARQLHMSPQTMSLSLGMANAAYAIGTVLAVQLALRLPQRRMLLVYGVLLVIGSVLAASATTSGAFIAGHVLQGLCTSLLLIAALPPLIIGYPVSKARWTAIVLNLCIFGAVALGPVVGGVQASGHAWRPLFWIVAGIAVVALVLSLLTFVDAPPADRSAPVDPLALGLAGGGCVAAFFGASELLTHRFLDPLTLGPLIGGLALIVLLLVAEYGGMCGLLQVRPLVSTLPTTGILVAMSAAAASVSAIVLSGAVLPQRYTPLHVGLLFLPEFGGAVISAIVFGLVFRRRGLHYFVLAGIILLSAGIVVISRIIPPTAILTLVGSGLIGVGVGSSVTPALYLVGFSVWSSGVQRVFAIVELLRAVAAFMIAPVLSYLAVTVGSSLSAGTTIALWICFAISAGGAVAGVSLYALGRVRPPTPAFERWLAGEGPAWDSPRLLAAVRGPSTEAAPPQRVADDDVRSRRLLRSLSAVCRPPPSSQSPVPDAVGASRTEQPS
- a CDS encoding universal stress protein, which produces MASDGNGPVVLAYDGSDLAKAAIAEAGRQLRPSRQALVLTVWQPYNVGFTPPRELKMDAAAVDEVRAAAEQTAAQGASLAQAAGFATQSMAKEAAPTWKGIVEVADEQDSSLIVLGSHGRSGLADVLIGSVAEAVAAHSRRVVLIAHRRD